In a single window of the Drosophila miranda strain MSH22 chromosome XL, D.miranda_PacBio2.1, whole genome shotgun sequence genome:
- the LOC108158207 gene encoding protein sisterless A, with the protein MEQSHLYLHKFYAQISPGPLIVSAPGLHPQSRPATQQPEHIDELVALELQHLKTHYADEEQRYVDQMLLANPIVVERRAQPRPETTASGAPSPTEASRTVPVPTPSPRATSAAAPMASSRHDTQRQRAESCRKSRYNNKIKKAKLRFRHKFVSSQLTESAGVLDHMREVIAQAEAELLARGFNLGALERMRRNFGVDRCMTAAMDQ; encoded by the coding sequence ATGGAACAGAGCCATCTCTATCTGCATAAATTCTACGCCCAGATCAGTCCAGGGCCCCTCATAGTCAGCGCCCCTGGCCTTCATCCGCAGAGCAGACCGGCAACGCAGCAACCCGAGCACATTGACGAGCTGGTGGCTCTGGAGCTGCAGCACCTGAAGACGCACTACGCCGACGAGGAGCAAAGATATGTGGACCAGATGCTGCTCGCGAACCCCATTGTGGTGGAGCGACGGGCCCAACCTAGGCCGGAGACGACAGCGTCCGGCGCACCATCCCCGACAGAGGCATCCAGAACAGTACCAGTGCCAACACCCTCGCCCAGAGCCACATCCGCAGCCGCTCCAATGGCCAGCAGTCGCCACGACACCCAGCGGCAGAGGGCCGAGTCCTGCCGCAAGTCGCGCTACAACAACAAGATCAAGAAGGCCAAGCTGCGCTTCCGTCACAAGTTCGTCAGCAGCCAGCTGACGGAGAGCGCCGGAGTGCTGGACCACATGCGGGAGGTGATTGCCCAGGCGGAGGCGGAGCTGCTGGCGCGGGGCTTCAATCTGGGAGCCCTGGAACGCATGCGCAGGAACTTCGGCGT
- the LOC108158217 gene encoding uncharacterized protein LOC108158217, whose protein sequence is MNSYTKDNISNIQNVELMAQLLAESGTPLCYEAILDKMEKLKGWPLSNKDRRETMATLEAGQRLGYLQLQGEHYIVKSLTPSSGGSSPARGRPVSRRDSQNRCPAPTRSRSPSRRNPIPSNTIDTETDGKKDFLKSKCNTM, encoded by the exons ATGAATTCGTACACCAAAGACAACATATCCAA CATTCAGAATGTTGAGTTGATGGCCCAACTGTTGGCGGAATCGGGAACACCCTTGTGCTATGAGGCGATCTTGGACAAGATGGAGAAGCTCAAGGGGTGGCCTTTGTCAAATAAGGACCGTCGCGAAACTATGGCCACGCTGGAGGCGGGACAAAGGCTGGGGTATCTCCAGCTTCAAGGCGAACACTATATTGTCAAGTCCCTGACCCCTTCATCTGGCGGCAGTAGTCCAGCCAGAGGCCGACCTGTGAGCCGACGCGATAGCCAAAACCGGTGCCCGGCTCCAACCAGAAGCCGATCTCCAAGCCGGCGCAATCCTATACCTTCCAACACCATCGATACCGAGACGGACGGCAAAAAGGATTTCTTGAAATCGAAATGTAATACAATGTAG
- the LOC108152494 gene encoding LOW QUALITY PROTEIN: protein BUD31 homolog (The sequence of the model RefSeq protein was modified relative to this genomic sequence to represent the inferred CDS: inserted 1 base in 1 codon) has protein sequence MGPPGWELIETTLEELGQKMREVIAETEPRGTYGPVFKIHNQKTRYIYDLFYRREAINWELNEYCLREKIADSNLIAKXKKCCLRCSQRRVTNFATNCICRVPKSYLEEGPRLLGKCHQPYHL, from the exons ATGGGCCCACCAGGCTGGGAGCTAATAGAGACCACACTGGAGGAGCTGGGGCAAAAAATGCGAGAGG TTATAGCCGAAACGGAACCGCGTGGAACCTATGGCCCCGTATTCAAGATCCACAACCAGAAGACGCGCTACATCTACGACCTGTTCTATCGCCGTGAGGCCATTAATTGGGAGCTTAACGAGTACTGCCTGCGGGAGAAGATCGCCGACAGCAATCTGATCGCCA TGAAGAAGTGCTGCCTGCGCTGCTCACAGAGGCGCGTCACCAACTTTGCCACCAACTGTATATGTCGGGTGCCCAAATCTTACCTCGAGGAGGGCCCGCGGCTGCTTGGCAAATGCCATCAGCCCTACCACCTGTAG
- the LOC108158165 gene encoding CAD protein → MRQVDCYLVLEDGTVMPGLSFGHVAKDSPVGGEVVFQTGMVGYTEALTDRSYSGQILVLTYPLIGNYGVPCAEEDEHGLPKHFEWLKGAVQATALVVGEVAECAWHWRSSKTLPKWLAEHKVPGISGVDTRALTKKLREQGSLLGRIVYKVPKEGPNKLIFEDPNTRNLAKECSVRKKMVFGDTTSGKGPRIAIIDCGLKLNQLRCLLQRGASVQLLPWSADLKDEDYDALFLSNGPGNPESCDAIVEEVRRVIRAGTKPIFGICLGHQLLAKAIGCSTYKMKYGNRGHNLPCLHRATGRCLMTSQNHGYAVDLKDLPGDWEELFVNANDGTNEGIVHRSKPYFSVQFHPEHHAGPCDTEFLFDVFMESIRTPQLSVPELINRRLRPAKLLPVQPKPRKVLILGSGGLSIGQAGEFDYSGSQAIKAMRESGIQTVLINPNIATVQTSKGMADKCYFLPLTPHYVEEVIKSERPNGVLLTFGGQTALNCGVELDRAGVFEKYNVRILGTPIQSIIETEDRKLFAQRVNDIGEQVAPSEAVYSVAEALEAAGRLGYPVMARAAFSLGGLGSGFANNEQELENLAEQALAHSSQLIVDKSLKGWKEVEYEVVRDAFDNCITVCNMENFDPLGIHTGESIVVAPSQTLSDREYQMLRNTALKVIRHLGVVGECNIQYALCPHSEQFYIIEVNARLSRSSALASKATGYPLAYVAAKLALGLPLPEIKNSVTGNTTACFEPSLDYCVVKIPRWDLAKFTRVSKHIGSSMKSVGEVMSIGRSFEEAFQKALRMVDSDVLGFDADVVVVDEQKLADQLSEPTDRRPFFLAAALTMGMDIQKLHQLTNIDQWFLHKLERIVFFNHRLTLFNASGSQMGPDLLLKAKRLGFSDKQIAKATKSTELVVRQQRHELGIRPFVKQIDTVAGEWPASTNYLYTTYHGTEHDVEFPGGHIIVVGSGVYRIGSSVEFDWCAVGCLRELRKLQKPTIMINYNPETVSTDYDMCDRLYFEEISFEVVMDIYELESSEGIILSMGGQLPNNIAMDLHRQQAKVLGTSPDSIDCAENRFKFSRMLDRKGILQPRWKELTNLKSAIEFCEEVGYPCLVRPSYVLSGAAMNVAYSNQDLETYLNAASEVSREHPVVISKFLTEAKEIDVDAVAADGQILCMAVSEHVENAGVHSGDATLVTPPQDLNAETLEAIKRITCALASLLDVTGPFNMQLIAKNNELKVIECNVRVSRSFPFVSKTLDHDFVATATRAIVGMDVEPIDVLHGVGKVGVKVPQFSFSRLAGADVQLGVEMASTGEVAGFGDNRYEAYLKAMMSTGFQIPKNAVLLSIGSFKHKMELLPSIRDLAKMGYKLYASMGTGDFYAEHGVDVESVQWTFDKTTPDDINGELRHLAEFLANKQFDLVINLPMSGGGVRRVSSFMTHGYRTRRLAVDYSIPLVTDVKCTKLLVESMRLMGGQPAMKTHTDCMTSRRIVKLPGFIDVHVHLREPGATHKEDFSSGTAAALAGGVTLVCAMPNTNPSIVDKETFAQFQELARLGARCDYALYLGASDANWAQAHELASQACGLKMYLNDTYGTLRLSDMTAWQRHLSHWPKRAPIVCHAEKQSMAAVVLLAHLLDRHVHICHVARKEEIQLIRAAKEKGIKVTCEVCPHHLFLSTKDVDRLGSGMSEVRPLLCSPEDQEALWEHMEYIDVFATDHAPHTLEEKQSERPPPGFPGLETILPLLLQAVHEGRLTMEDIKRKLHRNPRNIFNLPEQPHTYVEVDLDEEWTISGSELKTKAGWTPFEGTKVTGRVHRVVLRGEVAFIDGQVLVQPGFGQNVRNKAGAQQLLSEATQELPSDRDANDTFARLLTVEGAAKVHFVDEASNSNSFLRPISPLPRHRLDSSSNTTLRDYLQRTAMSGSGSGSGSGSGAANQYSQPSPNPVAHSLVGKHILAVDMFSKDHLNDIFNLAQLLKSRVTKDRPLDDLLRGKIMASVFYEVSTRTQCSFAAAMLRLGGRVISMDQLTSSVKKGESLEDSIKVMASYADVMVLRHPLPGAVARAALYSRKPVINAGDGVGEHPTQALLDIFTIREEIGTVNGLTITMCGDLKNGRTVHSLARLLTLYNVTLQYVAPETLQMPDEITKFVNERGVNQVFCNGLETVLADTDVLYMTRIQRERFDSDSEYQKCNGRFIVTPKLMTLAKKRMIVLHPLPRLDEISRDFDSDPRAAYFRQAEYGMYIRMALLAMVVGCRSTAL, encoded by the exons ATGCGACAAGTGGACTGTTACCTGGTGCTGGAGGATGGCACCGTCATGCCGGGGCTGTCGTTCGGACATGTGGCCAAGGATAGTCCGGTGGGAGGCGAGGTTGTCTTCCAAACAGGCATGGTCGGCTACACCGAGGCGCTGACAGACCGCTCGTACAGTGGACAGATTCTGGTGCTGACCTACCCCCTGATTGGTAACTATGGAGTGCCCTGCGCGGAGGAGGACGAGCACGGCCTGCCCAAGCACTTTGAGTGGCTCAAGGGAGCCGTGCAGGCCACCGCCCTTGTGGTGGGCGAAGTGGCCGAGTGCGCCTGGCACTGGCGTAGCTCCAAGACGCTGCCCAAGTGGTTGGCTGAGCACAAGGTGCCTGGCATCAGTGGCGTGGACACACGCGCCCTTACCAAAAAGCTGCGGGAGCAGGGCAGCCTTTTGGGTCGCATCGTGTACAAGGTCCCCAAGGAGGGGCCAAACAAACTAATCTTTGAGGATCCCAACACCCGTAATCTAGCCAAGGAGTGCAGCGTACGGAAGAAGATGGTCTTCGGGGATACCACCAGTGGCAAGGGCCCACGCATCGCCATCATAGACTGCGGCCTGAAGCTCAATCAGTTGCGCTGCCTGCTGCAGCGTGGCGCCTCTGTGCAGCTGCTGCCATGGAGCGCTGACCTGAAGGACGAGGACTACGATGCCCTCTTCCTGTCCAACGGACCCGGCAATCCGGAGAGCTGCGACGCGATTGTTGAGGAGGTGCGGCGCGTCATCCGGGCTGGCACCAAGCCCATCTTCGGCATCTGTCTGGGCCaccagctgctggccaaggCCATTGGCTGCTCCACCTACAAGATGAAGTACGGCAACCGTGGCCACAACCTTCCCTGCCTCCACCGCGCCACTGGCCGCTGCCTGATGACCTCACAGAACCACGGCTACGCAGTGGATCTGAAGGATCTACCCGGCGACTGGGAGGAGCTCTTTGTGAATGCCAATGACGGCACCAACGAAGGCATTGTCCACCGCTCCAAGCCCTACTTCTCAGTGCAGTTTCATCCGGAGCATCATGCAGGCCCCTGCGACACCGAATTCCTGTTCGATGTCTTTATGGAATCCATCCGTACTCCCCAGCTGAGTGTGCCAGAACTCATAAATCGACGACTGCGTCCCGCCAAGCTGCTGCCCGTCCAGCCTAAGCCGCGCAAGGTGCTCATCCTGGGCTCTGGTGGCCTCTCCATTGGCCAGGCGGGCGAATTCGATTACTCCGGCTCGCAGGCCATCAAGGCGATGCGAGAGTCTGGCATCCAGACGGTGCTCATCAATCCGAATATCGCCACCGTGCAGACCTCAAAGGGAATGGCGGACAAATGCTATTTCCTGCCCCTGACCCCCCACTACGTGGAGGAGGTGATCAAGTCGGAGCGCCCCAACGGAGTGCTGCTCACCTTTGGCGGCCAGACGGCCCTCAATTGCGGCGTGGAACTGGACCGGGCCGGAGTCTTTGAGAAGTACAATGTCCGCATTCTGGGCACGCCCATCCAGTCGATCATCGAAACGGAGGATCGTAAGCTTTTCGCCCAGCGCGTCAACGATATTGGGGAGCAGGTGGCGCCATCGGAGGCCGTCTATTCGGTGGCCGAGGCTCTGGAGGCGGCCGGCCGTCTCGGCTATCCGGTGATGGCCAGGGCCGCCTTCTCGCTGGGCGGCCTGGGCTCTGGCTTTGCCAACAACGAACAGGAGCTGGAGAACCTCGCCGAGCAGGCGCTGGCCCACTCTAGCCAGCTGATTGTGGACAAATCGCTCAAGGGCTGGAAGGAGGTCGAGTACGAAGTGGTGCGCGATGCCTTCGACAACTGCATCACCGTCTGCAACATGGAGAACTTCGATCCGCTTGGCATCCACACGGGCGAGAGCATTGTGGTGGCCCCCTCGCAGACGCTTTCGGACCGGGAGTATCAAATGCTCCGCAACACCGCCCTGAAGGTCATCCGGCATCTGGGCGTTGTGGGGGAGTGCAACATCCAGTATGCGCTCTGCCCCCACTCGGAGCAGTTCTACATCATCGAAGTGAATGCGCGGCTGTCGCGCAGCTCGGCGCTGGCCAGCAAGGCCACCGGCTATCCCCTGGCCTATGTGGCCGCCAAGCTGGCTTTGggcctgcccctgcccgagATCAAAAACTCGGTGACGGGGAATACGACGGCCTGCTTTGAGCCCTCACTCGACTACTGTGTGGTGAAGATACCGCGCTGGGATCTGGCCAAATTCACGCGCGTCAGCAAGCACATCGGGAGCTCCATGAAGAGCGTCGGCGAGGTGATGTCCATCGGACGAAGCTTCGAGGAGGCCTTCCAGAAGGCCCTACGCATGGTCGACAGCGATGTGCTGGGCTTCGATGCGGACGTTGTGGTCGTGGACGAGCAGAAGCTGGCGGATCAGCTCTCAGAGCCGACGGATCGACGGCCCTTTTTCTTGGCCGCCGCCCTGACCATGGGCATGGATATCCAGAAGCTGCATCAGCTCACCAACATCGATCAGTGGTTCCTGCACAAGCTTGAGCGGATCGTCTTTTTCAACCACCGTCTCACCCTCTTCAATGCCTCCGGCAGCCAGATGGGTCCCGATCTGCTGCTCAAAGCCAAGCGTCTGGGCTTCTCCGACAAGCAGATAGCCAAGGCCACCAAAAGCACGGAGCTGGTGGTGCGTCAGCAGCGTCACGAGCTGGGAATCCGTCCGTTTGTCAAACAGATCGACACGGTGGCAGGGGAGTGGCCGGCGAGCACCAATTATCTGTATACGACCTATCACGGCACCGAGCACGACGTGGAGTTCCCCGGGGGCCACATCATTGTGGTGGGGTCGGGCGTGTACCGCATTGGCTCCTCGGTGGAGTTTGACTGGTGCGCCGTGGGCTGCCTGCGGGAGCTGCGGAAGCTGCAGAAGCCAACGATCATGATCAACTACAACCCGGAGACGGTCTCCACCGACTACGACATGTGCGATCGGCTGTACTTTGAGGAGATCAGCTTTGAGGTGGTCATGGACATCTACGAACTGGAGTCCTCCGAGGGCATCATCCTCTCGATGGGGGGCCAGCTGCCCAATAACATTGCCATGGATCTCCACCGGCAGCAGGCCAAGGTTTTGGGCACTTCCCCGGACTCGATCGACTGTGCCGAGAATCGTTTCAAGTTCTCGCGCATGCTGGACAGGAAGGGCATCCTCCAGCCGCGCTGGAAGGAGTTGACCAACCTCAAGTCGGCCATCGAGTTCTGCGAGGAGGTGGGCTACCCCTGCCTGGTCAGACCCTCGTATGTGCTGTCCGGGGCGGCCATGAATGTGGCCTACTCCAACCAGGACCTGGAGACGTATCTGAACGCCGCCTCGGAGGTTAGTCGCGAGCATCCGGTGGTCATTTCCAAGTTTCTCACCGAGGCCAAGGAAATCGACGTTGATGCTGTGGCCGCCGACGGCCAGATCCTTTGCATGGCCGTCTCTGAGCATGTGGAGAATGCGGGCGTCCATTCGGGCGATGCCACGCTGGTCACCCCGCCGCAGGATCTCAACGCCGAGACGCTGGAGGCCATCAAGCGGATCACATGCGCCTTGGCCAGCCTCCTGGACGTTACCGGACCCTTCAACATGCAACTGATTGCCAAGAACAACGAACTCAAGGTCATTGAATGCAACGTGCGCGTCTCGCGCTCCTTCCCCTTCGTCTCGAAGACCCTCGATCACGACTTTGTGGCAACCGCCACCAGAGCCATTGTCGGCATGGACGTGGAGCCCATCGATGTGCTCCATGGGGTCGGCAAGGTCGGAGTGAAGGTGCCACAGTTTAGTTTCTCCCGCCTCGCGGGTGCCGATGTCCAGCTGGGCGTCGAGATGGCCTCCACCGGAGAGGTGGCCGGCTTCGGCGACAACCGCTACGAAGCCTACCTTAAGGCCATGATGTCCACCGGCTTTCAGATACCCAAGAATGCCGTACTCCTCTCCATCGGTAGCTTCAAG CACAAAATGGAACTGCTTCCTTCCATACGGGATCTGGCCAAAATGGGCTACAAACTGTACGCCTCCATGGGCACCGGCGATTTCTATGCAGAACATGGCGTTGAT GTGGAATCCGTTCAGTGGACATTCGATAAGACAACGCCGGACGACATCAATGGGGAGCTGCGTCATTTGGCCGAGTTCCTGGCCAATAAACAGTTCGATCTGGTCATCAATTTGCCAATGAGTGGCGGAGGTGTCAGAAG GGTGTCCTCCTTCATGACGCATGGCTATCGCACCCGTCGTCTGGCCGTGGACTACTCCATACCATTGGTGACGGATGTCAAGTGCACCAAACTGCTGGTGGAATCGATGCGCCTGATGGGTGGCCAGCCGGCGATGAAGACGCACACGGACTGCATGACCTCGCGGCGGATTGTCAAGCTGCCGGGCTTCATCGATGTCCATGTGCATCTGCGGGAGCCGGGTGCCACGCACAAAGAGGACTTTTCCAGCGGCACAGCCGCTGCCTTGGCTGGCGGGGTCACCCTGGTCTGTGCCATGCCCAACACGAATCCCTCGATCGTCGACAAGGAGACGTTTGCCCAGTTCCAGGAGCTGGCCCGCCTCGGTGCGCGCTGTGACTATGCCCTATATTTGGGCGCCTCCGATGCGAACTGGGCCCAGGCCCACGAATTGGCCTCGCAGGCGTGTGGCCTGAAGATGTACCTCAACGACACGTACGGCACACTGAGGCTCAGCGATATGACGGCCTGGCAGCGGCACCTCTCACACTGGCCCAAACGGGCCCCGATCGTTTGCCACGCGGAGAAGCAGAGCATGGCGGCTGTGGTGCTGCTGGCACATCTGCTGGATCGCCATGTGCACATTTGCCATGTGGCCAGGAAGGAGGAGATCCAGCTGATTCGTGCGGCCAAGGAGAAGGGCATAAAGGTAACGTGCGAGGTGTGCCCGCACCACTTGTTCCTTAGCACCAAAGATGTGGATCGTCTGGGCTCCGGCATGTCCGAGGTGCGTCCGCTCCTCTGCTCACCCGAAGACCAGGAGGCGCTGTGGGAGCACATGGAGTACATCGATGTGTTCGCCACCGACCACGCACCGCACACGCTCGAGGAGAAGCAATCGGAGCGTCCACCGCCCGGCTTTCCCGGCCTGGAGACCATCCTGCCGCTCCTCCTGCAGGCCGTCCACGAGGGCCGGCTCACCATGGAGGATATCAAACGCAAGCTGCACCGCAATCCGCGCAACATCTTCAACCTGCCCGAGCAGCCGCACACCTATGTGGAGGTCGATCTGGACGAGGAGTGGACCATCTCCGGCAGCGAGCTGAAGACCAAGGCCGGCTGGACGCCCTTCGAGGGGACCAAGGTCACGGGTCGTGTCCATCGCGTGGTCCTGCGCGGCGAGGTGGCCTTCATCGACGGCCAGGTGCTCGTGCAGCCCGGCTTCGGGCAGAATGTCCGCAACAAAGCGGGCGCCCAGCAGCTGCTCTCCGAGGCCACCCAAGAGCTGCCCAGCGATAGGGACGCCAACGACACCTTTGCCCGCCTCCTGACTGTGGAGGGTGCCGCGAAGGTCCACTTTGTGGACGAGGCCAGCAATTCAAACAGCTTCCTGCGGCCGATCTCCCCGTTGCCGCGCCACCGCCTGGACTCGTCCAGCAACACCACCCTGAGGGACTACCTGCAGCGGACCGCCATGTCTGGGTCAGGATCGGGATCGGGATCGGGGTCGGGGGCGGCCAACCAGTACTCTCAGCCCAGTCCCAACCCGGTGGCCCATTCACTGGTGGGCAAGCACATCCTGGCCGTGGACATGTTCAGCAAGGACCACCTAAACGACATCTTCAATCTGGCGCAGCTGCTCAAGTCGCGTGTGACCAAGGACCGGCCGTTGGACGATCTGCTGCGCGGCAAGATCATGGCCAGCGTCTTCTACGAGGTGAGCACACGGACGCAGTGCAGCTTTGCCGCCGCCATGCTCCGACTGGGCGGACGGGTGATCAGCATGGATCAGCTGACATCGTCGGTGAAGAAGGGCGAGTCCCTGGAGGACAGCATCAAAGTGATGGCCAGCTATGCGGATGTCATGGTGCTGCGCCATCCCCTACCCGGAGCTGTGGCT CGTGCCGCCTTGTACTCCCGCAAGCCGGTGATCAATGCTGGCGACGGCGTCGGGGAGCATCCCACCCAGGCACTGCTGGACATATTCACCATTCGGGAGGAGATCGGCACCGTAAACGGGCTCACCATCACCATGTGTGGAGATCTGAAAAATGGGCGCACCGTCCACTCGCTGGCACGTCTCCTCACCCTCTACAATGTGACGCTGCAGTATGTGGCGCCCGAGACTCTCCAGATGCCGGACGAAATCACCAAGTTTGTTAATGAGCGGGGCGTCAACCAGGTGTTCTGCAACGGCCTCGAGACGGTGCTGGCCGACACCGATGTGCTCTACATGACGCGTATACAGCGCGAGCGCttcgacagcgacagcgagtaTCAGAAG TGCAACGGTCGCTTCATTGTCACGCCCAAGCTGATGACTCTGGCCAAGAAGCGTATGATTGTGCTGCACCCGCTGCCCCGTCTGGACGAGATCAGTCGCGACTTTGACTCGGATCCGCGCGCTGCCTACTTCCGGCAGGCCGAGTACGGTATGTACATCCGCATGGCTCTGCTGGCCATGGTCGTCGGATGCCGCAGCACGGCTCTCTAA